The Rhodoferax sediminis genome has a segment encoding these proteins:
- a CDS encoding siderophore-interacting protein, which translates to MNTPQPAPARSTDARPPRPRPTPRRIEVQRIQPLSPHMARITFGGPDLAGFEWRGPAGHLKLTVPDEGQHEAPMPQDDGPRSGLMRTYTPRSFDATAMLLDVDFVLHAYGPAGRWASRAQVGDRLVLMGPAPGYKIDLEADWFVLAGDDTALPAIETILAELPARARALVFVEVAGSAEARELHSPAGVDVHWLVRHADPAAAGRALEAALRALPALPPGPGRIYVGCESTAMRRIRDFWVKECGVEARSVVARGYWKLGNPNNPDRDFADEPA; encoded by the coding sequence ATGAATACACCACAACCTGCTCCTGCTCGTTCGACCGACGCCCGGCCGCCGCGCCCGCGTCCCACGCCGCGCCGCATCGAGGTCCAGCGCATCCAGCCGCTCAGTCCCCACATGGCGCGCATCACGTTTGGCGGTCCCGATCTGGCGGGCTTTGAATGGCGCGGTCCGGCGGGGCACCTCAAGCTGACGGTTCCCGACGAAGGCCAGCACGAGGCGCCGATGCCGCAGGACGACGGCCCGCGCTCGGGCCTGATGCGCACCTATACGCCGCGCAGTTTCGATGCGACCGCGATGCTGCTGGACGTGGACTTTGTGTTGCATGCCTACGGGCCGGCCGGCCGCTGGGCCTCGCGCGCGCAGGTGGGCGACCGCCTGGTGCTGATGGGCCCGGCGCCGGGCTACAAGATCGACTTGGAGGCCGACTGGTTTGTGCTGGCCGGCGACGACACTGCGCTGCCGGCGATCGAGACGATCCTGGCGGAGCTGCCCGCGCGGGCCAGGGCGCTGGTGTTTGTGGAAGTGGCGGGTAGCGCCGAGGCGCGCGAGTTGCACAGCCCCGCCGGTGTGGACGTGCATTGGCTGGTGCGCCATGCCGACCCGGCCGCGGCGGGCCGGGCGCTGGAGGCCGCGCTGCGCGCGCTGCCGGCCTTGCCGCCCGGCCCGGGCCGGATCTATGTGGGCTGCGAATCGACGGCCATGCGCCGCATTCGCGATTTCTGGGTCAAGGAGTGCGGCGTGGAGGCCCGCAGCGTGGTGGCGCGCGGGTACTGGAAGCTGGGCAACCCCAATAACCCGGACCGCGATTTTGCCGACGAACCGGCGTAA
- a CDS encoding ParB-like protein — MHAAKSQLLRVELRALRPTQMTVGYEEVQTKKAAWQHMEHNERESFLAEHWFPGVRGPKGNFYIVDHHHLGMALIEEGIQTGRLMLLNDFSALALNEFWVVMAHNQWAHPYDGRGKRCDLDAIPKKIMQLKDDPYRSLEGQARRMGASTKDRTPFSEFLWADFFRHRIALKLLRNQPELALQKALELAHSPVASHLPGWSGEHGG; from the coding sequence ATGCATGCAGCCAAATCCCAACTGCTCAGGGTCGAACTGCGGGCGTTGCGCCCCACCCAGATGACTGTAGGTTATGAAGAGGTGCAGACCAAGAAAGCGGCCTGGCAGCACATGGAGCACAACGAGCGCGAGTCGTTTCTGGCCGAACACTGGTTTCCCGGCGTGCGCGGGCCCAAGGGGAACTTCTACATCGTTGACCACCACCATCTCGGCATGGCGTTGATCGAAGAGGGCATTCAGACCGGCCGGTTGATGCTGCTCAACGATTTTTCCGCCCTGGCGCTCAACGAATTCTGGGTTGTGATGGCGCACAACCAGTGGGCGCATCCGTATGACGGACGCGGCAAGCGTTGCGATCTCGATGCCATTCCCAAAAAGATCATGCAGCTCAAGGACGATCCCTATCGAAGCCTGGAGGGCCAGGCGCGCCGGATGGGCGCCAGCACGAAAGACAGAACCCCGTTCTCAGAGTTTTTGTGGGCTGATTTTTTTCGCCACCGCATTGCCCTCAAACTGCTGCGAAACCAGCCTGAGCTGGCCTTGCAAAAGGCCCTGGAGCTGGCCCACAGCCCGGTTGCATCGCATCTGCCCGGCTGGAGCGGCGAGCATGGCGGGTGA